Proteins encoded within one genomic window of Acidithiobacillus sp. AMEEHan:
- the argC gene encoding N-acetyl-gamma-glutamyl-phosphate reductase produces MIRVGIVGGTGYTGVELLRLLLPHPEVEVAIITSRGEAGQRVDALFPSLRGHTDLQFSAVSSKDLQGLDAIFFATPHGVAMEMAPELLAAGVRLIDLSADFRLSDAALFAQWYHQEHSSPALLPQASYGLPELFRDEIRGSRLIANPGCYPTAVALGFAPLLEAGLLDADYLIADCKSGVSGAGRAARLSLILPETADSVTAYGVSGHRHRPEIEATLSRIAGADIQVQFTPHLMPMIRGIHATLYGRLHKPMSNAALQDLFVERYAQEPFVDVLPFGEHPSTRTVRGANVCRIALHQPRPGQVVILSAIDNLVKGAAGQAVQNLNVLFAWPENLGLAQIPLLP; encoded by the coding sequence ATGATTCGCGTCGGGATTGTAGGGGGTACCGGGTATACGGGCGTCGAGCTTCTGCGCTTGCTGCTGCCGCATCCGGAAGTCGAAGTCGCTATAATCACCTCCCGAGGCGAAGCTGGGCAGCGGGTCGATGCGCTGTTCCCCAGTTTGCGTGGGCATACGGATCTCCAATTTTCCGCGGTTTCCAGCAAGGATCTCCAAGGTCTGGACGCGATATTCTTCGCCACTCCTCATGGTGTGGCCATGGAAATGGCACCGGAGCTTCTGGCGGCCGGGGTCAGGCTGATTGACCTGAGCGCCGATTTCCGTCTTTCCGATGCTGCACTCTTTGCGCAGTGGTACCACCAGGAACACTCCAGCCCTGCGCTTCTGCCGCAGGCCAGTTACGGCTTGCCAGAGCTCTTTCGCGACGAAATCCGCGGCAGTCGCCTGATCGCCAATCCTGGCTGCTACCCGACCGCGGTTGCTTTGGGCTTTGCTCCTCTGCTAGAGGCGGGGCTGCTCGACGCTGACTACTTGATTGCCGATTGTAAGTCGGGGGTGAGTGGCGCTGGTCGCGCGGCTCGTCTCAGTCTGATTTTACCCGAAACTGCGGATAGCGTGACTGCTTACGGCGTAAGCGGGCACCGCCACCGTCCCGAAATCGAGGCGACTCTGAGCCGGATCGCCGGGGCGGACATCCAAGTCCAATTCACCCCCCACCTGATGCCGATGATCCGCGGGATTCACGCGACTCTCTATGGCCGATTGCACAAGCCGATGAGCAACGCAGCATTACAGGACCTCTTTGTCGAGCGTTACGCGCAGGAGCCCTTCGTCGACGTGCTGCCCTTCGGCGAGCATCCCAGTACCCGCACGGTGCGTGGCGCCAATGTCTGCCGCATTGCCCTGCACCAGCCACGCCCAGGACAGGTGGTGATCCTCTCGGCTATCGATAATTTGGTGAAAGGCGCCGCCGGGCAGGCGGTGCAAAACCTTAATGTGCTCTTTGCCTGGCCGGAAAATCTGGGATTGGCGCAAATCCCACTCTTACCATAG
- the folB gene encoding dihydroneopterin aldolase, with translation MDILFVRELKVQTRIGIYDWEREIPQTVLIDLEIAADAARAAAKDCVSVTINYQSVCDRIVEYLEATEIQLVETVAENLARMVREDFGAPWVRISVHKPAAVRGTRDVGVRIERGTLPTDG, from the coding sequence ATGGATATCCTTTTCGTGCGCGAACTCAAGGTCCAGACCCGAATAGGTATCTACGACTGGGAGCGTGAAATTCCGCAAACGGTCCTGATTGACCTGGAAATCGCCGCAGACGCAGCGCGGGCTGCGGCAAAGGACTGTGTGAGCGTTACGATCAACTACCAGAGCGTGTGTGATCGTATTGTCGAGTATCTGGAAGCCACGGAAATCCAGTTGGTCGAGACCGTCGCGGAAAACCTTGCGCGCATGGTGCGCGAGGACTTCGGCGCGCCCTGGGTGCGGATAAGCGTGCACAAACCCGCGGCGGTGCGTGGTACCCGCGACGTGGGCGTGCGTATCGAGCGGGGTACCTTGCCGACTGATGGTTGA
- the rpsI gene encoding 30S ribosomal protein S9: MEQYYGTGRRKSATARVYLRRGSGKISINKRSLEEYFGRETSRMIVLQPLELTGNGSQFDILVNVSGGGASGQAGAIRHGITRALMAYDETLRRPLRSAGFVTRDAREVERKKVGKHKARRSHQFSKR, encoded by the coding sequence ATGGAACAATATTACGGTACCGGTCGTCGCAAGAGTGCTACCGCGCGTGTCTACCTGCGGCGCGGCAGCGGCAAGATCAGCATCAACAAGCGCAGTCTGGAAGAATATTTTGGCCGCGAGACCTCGCGCATGATCGTGCTGCAGCCCTTGGAGCTGACCGGCAACGGCAGCCAGTTCGATATCCTTGTCAATGTCAGCGGTGGTGGCGCCAGCGGCCAAGCCGGTGCCATCCGTCATGGTATCACCCGCGCTCTGATGGCCTACGACGAGACCCTGCGTCGTCCTCTGCGTAGCGCCGGCTTCGTCACCCGTGACGCACGCGAGGTGGAGCGCAAGAAGGTCGGCAAGCACAAGGCGCGGCGTAGCCACCAGTTCTCCAAGCGCTGA
- a CDS encoding DUF4168 domain-containing protein, translated as MQSLSVSPLRAGIMSVVFLGLAGLVSVPALAATAGQVQDFAQAVEQIKPLNEQVHAAINKPGVTDAQKQAMKKSYMDKVNAILASHHLTAQQYSSMLQETQKNPAFAKEVEGAMR; from the coding sequence ATGCAGAGTTTATCCGTTTCGCCGCTACGTGCGGGCATCATGAGTGTCGTGTTCCTGGGTCTTGCTGGCCTTGTCAGTGTTCCCGCGCTGGCCGCTACAGCTGGGCAGGTTCAGGACTTTGCCCAAGCCGTGGAGCAGATCAAGCCATTGAACGAGCAGGTCCATGCCGCGATCAACAAGCCTGGGGTCACGGACGCGCAGAAGCAGGCGATGAAGAAATCCTACATGGATAAGGTGAATGCCATTTTGGCGAGCCATCACCTGACGGCGCAGCAATATTCCAGCATGCTGCAGGAGACGCAGAAAAACCCTGCCTTTGCCAAGGAAGTCGAAGGCGCGATGCGCTGA
- the rplM gene encoding 50S ribosomal protein L13, producing MKTYSAKSHEVQGDWFVVDATDKVLGRLSAEIAKRLRGKHKPEYTPHADIGDYIVVINADKVAVTGNKAKDKMYYRHTGYVGNLKSASFEKMMETHPERVIEIAVKGMLPKNPLGRAMYRKLKVYTGAQHPHAAQQPQPLQF from the coding sequence ATGAAAACCTATTCTGCCAAATCCCATGAAGTGCAAGGGGATTGGTTTGTTGTCGATGCAACGGACAAGGTCCTTGGCCGTCTTTCCGCGGAAATTGCCAAGCGCCTGCGCGGCAAGCACAAGCCGGAGTATACGCCGCACGCCGACATTGGCGACTACATCGTCGTCATCAATGCCGACAAAGTCGCAGTGACGGGCAACAAGGCCAAGGACAAAATGTATTATCGGCACACCGGTTACGTCGGCAACCTGAAGAGTGCATCTTTTGAGAAAATGATGGAGACGCACCCAGAGCGGGTCATCGAGATCGCCGTCAAGGGCATGTTGCCGAAGAATCCCCTGGGTCGAGCGATGTATCGCAAGCTCAAAGTCTACACCGGCGCGCAGCACCCGCATGCGGCGCAGCAGCCCCAACCCCTACAATTCTAA
- a CDS encoding EAL domain-containing protein yields the protein MLNDSTVFSGVTPVFKRSGQACSNQALEAVFLVPGGTHNWRFPEDVLAYFQPIYSVYQERIVAVEALARVQASNGEILSPTQFLPFLSLGQRRELSRQMLMAGIALLEALDAKGISLDLSFNVDPDFMEDQDCVPCFLGVLGSTTITPQRITLELLESGDFLQGDIAVRRLQALCDTGAQIALDDIGSAYSSLLRLKNLPIQKIKLDQELVRDLDREPKIMAFLQSMKFLADGLGATLIVEGVETATILDAVAQLQQDLVQGYAISRPMPAEAFIALAQNHMRPAISFTPGSLLGAYAAHVLRRPLMYSLQSNHDISSLIQYLDDCPLLDYLRAHPCQASAPVLDAYAALLNGVRNRQHNMPFHQQIAETEGRLQVILYDAIRAERRDAPGA from the coding sequence ATGCTTAATGATTCTACCGTTTTTTCAGGCGTTACTCCGGTTTTCAAGCGTTCAGGACAGGCCTGCAGTAACCAGGCCCTGGAGGCCGTTTTTTTGGTTCCTGGCGGCACGCACAATTGGCGATTTCCAGAAGACGTGCTGGCCTATTTTCAGCCGATCTATTCCGTGTATCAGGAACGTATCGTTGCCGTCGAGGCGCTGGCACGCGTGCAGGCGAGCAATGGAGAGATTTTGTCGCCCACGCAGTTTCTCCCCTTCCTATCCTTGGGCCAACGGCGGGAACTCAGTCGGCAAATGCTGATGGCGGGTATTGCCTTGCTGGAAGCGCTGGATGCCAAGGGTATATCTCTCGACCTGTCCTTCAATGTGGATCCGGATTTCATGGAGGATCAGGACTGCGTGCCCTGCTTTCTGGGGGTGCTTGGCAGCACCACCATCACCCCGCAGCGGATTACGCTGGAACTCCTGGAGAGCGGGGATTTTTTGCAGGGTGACATTGCGGTTCGTCGTCTACAGGCCCTGTGCGATACGGGCGCACAGATTGCCCTGGATGATATCGGTAGCGCTTATTCTTCCTTGTTGCGGCTGAAAAACCTGCCCATTCAAAAAATCAAGCTCGACCAGGAACTGGTTCGCGATCTCGATCGCGAGCCCAAAATCATGGCTTTTTTGCAAAGTATGAAGTTTCTTGCCGATGGCTTGGGCGCCACCCTGATCGTCGAGGGCGTGGAGACCGCGACGATCCTCGATGCGGTAGCGCAACTGCAGCAGGATCTCGTGCAGGGCTACGCCATTTCCCGTCCCATGCCGGCGGAGGCGTTCATTGCCCTCGCCCAGAACCATATGCGTCCCGCAATCAGCTTCACCCCCGGCTCTCTGCTGGGGGCCTACGCGGCCCACGTGCTCCGTCGTCCATTGATGTATAGCCTGCAAAGTAACCACGATATCTCATCCCTGATCCAGTATCTGGACGATTGCCCCCTGCTGGACTACCTTCGTGCCCATCCGTGCCAGGCCAGTGCACCGGTGCTGGATGCTTATGCGGCATTGCTGAACGGGGTGCGGAATCGTCAGCACAACATGCCGTTCCATCAACAGATAGCAGAAACGGAAGGGCGACTGCAGGTGATACTTTATGACGCCATTCGGGCAGAGCGGCGCGATGCACCCGGAGCTTGA
- a CDS encoding EAL domain-containing protein — MTPFGQSGAMHPELEAATHRSSGILSLKPDSDAALLTEIRLPVADSSISARQLWWINVWLFLATVLAGAIAGLLFHDVLPSQYWPIWPAEGVIAYGILAWGPRAIPGLVLARIFLNLISLHYPVPIALWADLGSILAPWLGRWLLYRVTPDWRGFGNVRHALSFLLLFCLVPAFVNAAWLIAGTKFLTHVAGLSLWHMFSYWTIAQMATLLNIVAVALVLLHGHSQVPWHFPRGFALFAVPTLAIVAALFFQHFAASSLPEAGVVFLVLPFIWMLSKYPVQLVYPLASLSFLLALLGTSRGFGPYEHNQLILPEALALIIGSVLELVGLLAGAMIAERSAARVALERLNRDLERRVFVSSQDLRQRNRELQVRDAFLQSVTEINRLFSTPAASGLPQILEQFCSILVSRMRLAAVWIGHVQEGENRIELTAAAGPLAAPLAQVMLPCYARAGLPQSPAGRAIECQRTMLFSSDDPLFTPWADLIQQYRMGGGIYSPFSWPDGSAGVLALYRHVDTAFPAEISELLERLSADLAAFLRQRQVARELEDIRRLQKTMLVSGDIVLRAREAPQMLRAICDELIRSTLFNAAFIIRPDAAGVFQALALAGHNVEWILQRRWTIHPDDVPDGQSFTSRAWHQSSFLVVQDYLGALGENAGWFAQAQENRWHSVATLPIYHREERWAMLNVISDRAHLFNEEIIEVLQRVALLVGHALDEIHLKGQLSEERQRQSHLARHDALTGLANRRGLTEFLQLAMARARRNDGLLALAVLDLDDFKPVNDQYGHAAGDLLLQEVANRLRSSLRQSDHLARLGGDEFVLVWDSLQSREQIHSILEKIGETLAQPYFLSGLPMIHVRLSAGITFYPQPEVTPGDADLLLRQADHALYEAKENKKVRDRFWSFFADESADERRQIQALLRDGQLLLQYQPILDQLHNRIVGVEALARLAGAERAISPGDFLPFLSPEDQWTLTKLVLAQLSKDWQEWQSQGINLWIALNIPPGFLASERGLQRLRQLLADCAVPARNLVLEILESEELLLLDFTAQSIRSLQSLGYGVGLDDVGTGYASLLYLKELPVDKIKIDQAFVLHLGEHPNDLHFLRALLDLGQSQGLQVIVEGVENQTIRNVLRLMQVPLLQGFAIARPMFAEAIPAWLQERARVRPQTKTTDYDLLQLYAEIIDYQKTIFALVSLNPAWFLRLAPWSGTQCPIHTRLSTFPFVGWEEVLQAHEEYHRQLERITKALERGSAGDFHTLQDAGEQVLRSIERIIHRPPLLQDALRAPA; from the coding sequence ATGACGCCATTCGGGCAGAGCGGCGCGATGCACCCGGAGCTTGAGGCCGCCACCCATCGGTCTTCAGGAATTCTCTCCTTGAAACCGGACTCCGATGCAGCTTTGCTCACGGAAATCCGTCTGCCGGTCGCAGATTCTTCGATCTCCGCGCGGCAACTGTGGTGGATAAATGTCTGGCTGTTTCTGGCAACCGTTCTGGCAGGAGCTATTGCCGGCTTGCTTTTTCATGACGTCTTGCCAAGCCAATATTGGCCTATCTGGCCCGCAGAGGGGGTGATTGCCTACGGCATACTGGCCTGGGGGCCGCGGGCTATTCCCGGCCTAGTGCTGGCGCGCATTTTCCTCAATTTGATCTCTTTGCATTATCCCGTACCCATTGCCCTGTGGGCCGACCTGGGCAGCATCCTGGCCCCGTGGCTGGGGCGCTGGCTCCTGTATCGAGTCACCCCCGATTGGCGGGGTTTTGGCAATGTTCGCCATGCGCTGAGTTTTCTTCTGCTGTTCTGTCTGGTCCCGGCTTTTGTGAATGCGGCCTGGCTGATCGCCGGCACGAAATTTTTGACCCATGTGGCTGGGTTGTCCTTGTGGCACATGTTTTCCTACTGGACTATTGCCCAAATGGCAACTCTTCTGAATATCGTTGCCGTGGCCCTGGTTTTGTTGCACGGGCATAGCCAGGTCCCTTGGCACTTTCCGCGCGGTTTTGCGCTCTTCGCCGTGCCGACGCTGGCTATCGTTGCAGCACTCTTTTTCCAGCATTTTGCGGCGAGCAGCCTGCCAGAGGCGGGCGTGGTTTTTCTGGTTCTGCCGTTTATCTGGATGTTATCCAAATATCCGGTGCAGCTGGTCTATCCGTTGGCTTCTCTCAGTTTTTTGCTGGCCTTGCTGGGGACTAGCCGGGGATTCGGTCCGTACGAACATAATCAGCTGATCCTCCCAGAGGCTTTGGCTCTGATCATTGGTTCGGTTCTCGAGTTAGTGGGATTGCTTGCCGGAGCCATGATCGCTGAACGCAGTGCCGCCCGCGTGGCCTTGGAGCGCCTGAATCGGGACCTGGAACGTCGGGTCTTCGTGAGCTCCCAGGACCTGCGGCAGCGCAATCGCGAGCTGCAGGTGCGCGATGCCTTTCTGCAATCGGTCACCGAAATCAACCGACTGTTTTCTACTCCGGCAGCGTCGGGGTTGCCGCAAATTCTGGAACAGTTCTGCAGTATCCTGGTTTCCCGAATGCGACTCGCTGCGGTATGGATCGGACATGTACAAGAGGGGGAAAACCGCATCGAGTTGACCGCTGCGGCCGGTCCTCTCGCCGCCCCCTTGGCCCAGGTAATGCTGCCTTGCTATGCCCGTGCGGGACTGCCGCAATCCCCCGCCGGACGTGCCATCGAATGCCAGCGCACCATGCTGTTTTCCAGCGACGATCCGCTCTTTACGCCGTGGGCAGACCTGATTCAGCAGTACCGCATGGGGGGTGGTATTTACTCGCCCTTCTCCTGGCCCGATGGCAGCGCCGGCGTGCTTGCCCTCTATCGCCACGTTGATACCGCCTTCCCGGCGGAAATCAGCGAACTGTTGGAACGCCTGAGCGCTGACCTCGCGGCCTTTCTCCGTCAGCGTCAAGTGGCGCGAGAGCTGGAAGACATTCGAAGGCTCCAGAAGACGATGTTGGTGAGTGGCGACATCGTCCTGCGTGCACGGGAAGCGCCGCAGATGCTTCGTGCCATCTGCGATGAGTTGATCCGGAGCACCTTGTTCAATGCGGCGTTCATCATCCGTCCGGATGCCGCAGGAGTGTTTCAGGCGCTGGCCCTGGCTGGGCACAATGTCGAATGGATCCTGCAGCGGCGCTGGACGATCCACCCCGACGATGTGCCGGATGGGCAATCGTTCACCTCCCGCGCCTGGCATCAGAGCAGCTTCCTGGTGGTTCAGGATTATTTGGGCGCACTGGGGGAAAATGCCGGCTGGTTTGCGCAAGCCCAAGAGAATCGTTGGCACTCCGTCGCGACCTTGCCTATCTATCACCGTGAAGAACGCTGGGCGATGCTGAACGTCATCAGTGATCGAGCGCACTTGTTCAACGAGGAGATCATCGAGGTGTTGCAGCGGGTGGCATTGCTGGTTGGACATGCTTTGGATGAAATTCATCTGAAGGGGCAGCTGTCGGAAGAGCGGCAACGACAGAGCCATCTCGCGCGCCACGACGCTCTTACGGGACTGGCGAATCGACGGGGACTGACCGAATTTCTGCAGCTTGCCATGGCCCGTGCACGGCGTAATGACGGTTTGCTCGCGTTGGCGGTACTGGATCTCGATGATTTCAAACCGGTCAATGATCAGTACGGTCACGCCGCCGGGGATCTCTTGTTGCAAGAGGTCGCCAATCGTCTTCGCTCGTCCTTGCGGCAGAGTGATCATCTGGCGCGACTCGGAGGGGATGAGTTCGTTCTGGTTTGGGACAGCCTGCAAAGTCGCGAGCAAATCCATTCCATACTGGAGAAGATTGGCGAAACCCTGGCGCAGCCCTATTTTCTCTCTGGCCTGCCGATGATCCATGTTCGTCTGAGCGCGGGGATCACGTTTTATCCCCAGCCGGAGGTGACCCCCGGAGATGCCGACCTGCTCTTGCGCCAGGCCGATCATGCCCTGTACGAAGCCAAAGAAAACAAAAAGGTACGGGATCGCTTCTGGTCGTTCTTCGCTGACGAGAGTGCTGACGAGCGACGCCAGATTCAGGCGTTGTTGCGGGATGGCCAGCTACTTCTCCAATACCAACCAATTCTGGATCAGCTGCACAACCGTATTGTCGGTGTGGAGGCCCTGGCAAGACTTGCTGGCGCAGAGAGGGCGATATCGCCGGGAGATTTCTTGCCCTTCCTGTCTCCGGAGGATCAATGGACCCTCACTAAACTCGTCCTCGCTCAGCTCAGTAAGGACTGGCAAGAGTGGCAAAGCCAAGGAATCAACCTCTGGATCGCACTGAATATCCCCCCCGGTTTTCTGGCAAGTGAGCGCGGCCTGCAAAGGCTGCGGCAACTGCTCGCGGATTGCGCCGTCCCGGCCCGGAATCTGGTGTTGGAAATCCTCGAGAGTGAGGAGTTGTTGTTGCTCGACTTCACCGCGCAGTCGATTCGTAGTCTGCAGTCGCTTGGGTATGGTGTTGGCTTGGATGATGTCGGAACCGGCTACGCCTCCCTTCTCTATCTGAAAGAACTGCCGGTAGATAAGATCAAGATCGACCAGGCCTTCGTCCTGCATCTCGGCGAGCATCCGAACGATCTGCATTTTCTGCGAGCCCTGCTCGATCTGGGGCAATCGCAGGGGCTGCAAGTCATCGTGGAAGGGGTGGAAAACCAGACCATTCGCAACGTCTTGCGCCTGATGCAGGTACCCCTGCTGCAGGGCTTTGCGATTGCTCGGCCGATGTTTGCCGAGGCCATTCCTGCCTGGTTGCAAGAGCGCGCACGCGTCCGCCCGCAGACCAAGACCACGGATTATGATTTGTTGCAGCTCTACGCCGAGATCATCGACTACCAGAAGACCATATTTGCCCTGGTGAGCTTGAATCCGGCCTGGTTTTTACGCTTGGCGCCCTGGTCCGGGACGCAATGTCCCATTCACACTCGCCTGTCTACTTTTCCTTTTGTCGGCTGGGAAGAGGTGCTGCAGGCTCACGAGGAATATCATCGGCAACTCGAACGTATCACCAAGGCCCTGGAAAGGGGCTCGGCTGGCGATTTCCACACCCTCCAGGACGCTGGGGAGCAGGTGTTGCGTAGCATAGAACGAATCATCCATCGTCCTCCTCTGCTGCAGGACGCCCTGCGCGCGCCTGCCTGA